The following are encoded together in the Populus trichocarpa isolate Nisqually-1 chromosome 5, P.trichocarpa_v4.1, whole genome shotgun sequence genome:
- the LOC7477385 gene encoding 60S ribosomal protein L14-2 → MPFKRYVEIGRVALVNYGKDYGKLVVIVDVIDQNRALVDAPDMVRSQMNFKRLSLTDIKIEINRVPKKKALIEAMEKADVKNKWENSSWGRRLTVQKRRASLNDFDRFKLMLAKIKKAGIVRQELAKLKKETA, encoded by the exons ATG cCGTTCAAGAGGTACGTGGAGATTGGGAGAGTGGCTCTTGTCAACTACGGCAAGGATTACGGCAAGCTCGTTGTTATAGTCGATGTCATCGATCAAAACAGA GCTCTGGTAGATGCTCCAGATATGGTTAGGAGTCAAATGAACTTCAAGAGGCTTTCACTCACTGATATCAAGATTGAGATCAACAGGGTTCCCAAGAAGAAGGCACTAATTGAAGCCATGGAGAAGGCTG ATGTGAAGAACAAGTGGGAGAACAGTTCATGGGGCAGGAGACTCACTGTGCAGAAGAGAAGGGCATcacttaatgattttgataGGTTCAAGCTCATGTTGGCGAAGATCAAG AAGGCAGGAATTGTCAGGCAGGAGCTTGCAAAACTCAAAAAGGAGACAGCCTAA